CTGTATATCAAATAGGTGTTAAAGCGTGTAAAAAGTGTGAGAAAATAGTATAAGCGGACATGGAATTAAATAAGTTAACTCGAAATAGAAAATGCCAATAATGGTACCTCGATGCCAAGGGCCAGCTGAACTCATCATAACCAGCAGGCCTAAATCTAGGAAAGCACCAGAAGATCCAGGACTGAAGCAATTGTAACGGCCCTGCTAACTTCACCACATGCCTGTTGGCTACTCGGCACATGCACCTGTACAACCATGCTAGTGCCGCCGACCCCCAACTGTATGCATCCATCTCCTCAAGCCTAGCCACATAGTGTAGCCATCTGATGTGAATACGGTTGCCGGACTTGTCGGCAAACAACTGGGTGCCCAACAACATCATGATATAGGCACGAGCAAACTGCCTCACTGTCTCCTCATCGGCACCCACGGGGCACTCTCCAAAAGTCTCCTGGAACCAGGTGCAGTTGACAGCGAACTTCTGAACTTGGTTCGCAGGAGGTAACACACCGAGCAACTCCTGGAACCACACCCAAGCCGGACGGCCACCATCGATGTATACATGAAAATTTGTTAGAAAACTACTGACATAACGTTCGTCCACTGGCAACCCCAACTGGTAGGCAACGTCCTGAAGTGTGATCGTGCACTCTCTGAACGGCATGTGGAATGTGTGCGTCTGTGGATGCCACCGCTTGACAAAGGCACTGACAAGGGGCTCATCTAACCGGAACCATCTATCGTTCAGTCTCGCAAGATGATATAATCCAGTCATCTGTAACTACGGAACGTAACGCTCATCGAGTCACATGCCCTGCTGCCGCTGCATGCTCAAAATGCAACGCTGGGGCTGCACATTACATTGACCGCATATTTATAACCAGTTacaaaaccactaacaaaaatattaaacaacaTAAACCACTTATGGAAACCACTGACAAAAACCACATACAAAAGGAATGTAATAAGCCACTACCAAAACTGCATGCATATACCGGTTACATAAACCGCATACATAAACCACGTGTAAATCCACTTACAAAAAATCACATGcgaaaccactaacataaatcGCATACAGAACCACTTCCAATACCACCAacaaaaccactaacataaaccgctAACATAAACCATCAACAAAACTTACCTACAAAACCATTAAAATCAACCGCACACAATACCACTAACCAAAACCACTAACAGAAACCGCTAACGTAAatcactaacataaaccacatCCAAAGCCACTAAGAATCCCACATGCAAAACTACTAAACAAAAACCACTAAAATTACCACATGCAAAACCACTAActtaaaccactaacataaaccgccAATAA
The genomic region above belongs to Arachis duranensis cultivar V14167 chromosome 3, aradu.V14167.gnm2.J7QH, whole genome shotgun sequence and contains:
- the LOC107481100 gene encoding serine/threonine-protein phosphatase 7 long form homolog; this translates as MTGLYHLARLNDRWFRLDEPLVSAFVKRWHPQTHTFHMPFRECTITLQDVAYQLGLPVDERYVSSFLTNFHVYIDGGRPAWVWFQELLGVLPPANQVQKFAVNCTWFQETFGECPVGADEETVRQFARAYIMMLLGTQLFADKSGNRIHIRWLHYVARLEEMDAYSWGSAALAWLYRCMCRVANRHVVKLAGPLQLLQSWIFWCFPRFRPAGYDEFSWPLASRWSGHNPSGSEKGPRVQMWRLMIDMLQARDFIWMPYSSPDVLQVVHPEVLEPRHTALWRCVTALIYFAVVEWHQIDRVLPQFGRVQPHPQPVLNIDFLMSRDGRGGDRWFPYALQFWHVHWENYVDHVLRFDVVADLGPSHDFLDWWS